In Saccopteryx leptura isolate mSacLep1 chromosome 13, mSacLep1_pri_phased_curated, whole genome shotgun sequence, the DNA window taaatttaatttttcatatttttttcatttaattaccataaaagcatgcttggacttaatattttttcttttttatttgacttaattattataacatatttctcagaaatttgtatatagtgcacctataattatttgttgGATTATAAATCTGCCCCaagttcaaaaagtttgagaaccactgcattaggaaaatgcaaattaaagcgcaatgagatatcacctcacacctgtcagaatggcagtcactgaaaaaacaacacataacaagtgctggcgaggttgtggagtaaagggaaccctcctgcactgctggcaactgcagactggtgcagccactgtggaaaacagtatggagatccctcaaaaaattaaaagtggaactgccttttcatccagctatcccacttataggaatatatcctaagaataacaatcactgatttaaaagaagatatgcatccccatgtttattgcagtattgttacaaatagccaagatttggaaacagcactagtgtccatcagtagatgagagaATTAAAAAGCTCtgttatatatacacaatggaatactacacagccatgaaagaAGGACaccttaccctttgtgacaacatggatggacctggagtctattatgctaagcaaaataagccaggcagagaaagaaaagtatcatatgacctcaatCATATGAGGGTCCAGTGAAAAATgcaaactgaggaacaaaagagagtcagagaaggggtCAAAAGTCCGGAAAGAAAGCACTCAGAAAGAAAGGGGATAAGAGGAGggaatcaaagaaagaaaagacattagtgaaaatatatacacataacacagggAGATAGAGGGCCGGATAGAGAAtcatagagggaagggggatagcAGTGGGTAAAAGGGGAATAGGGGGTCTCAAAGAGAACAcaggagggagatatatttgggggaacacttgtaactatgtaaacacaacaaattaaaatcaataaaaaaattcaatacagaaatattggccttaactGACACACTGGACTTAAAGGATGTCATagctatttaaaacttttttgatcCCAAAACATCAGTTTCTACATTATTTTCCAGTATTCATAAGACATTCACAATGATACAGCATATGTTTGGTTACAAAACAAGTTACAACATATTCAGGGAGTTTATCATAATACGAAGCATATTAGTAGACAAAGGGCAGTGAAATTAGAGTTCAAATGCAAAGGAAAAGCAAGGAAGTTTCAAAAATGTTGAAATGAAGtaatatatttctgaaaataactgaatctcaaaataaataatagcagagataaaaagatagacataggtaaagaaaaataataaaattgacatgTCAAAATTCCTTGAATAGaaaaaagcagtactaagaggatGTGTTATATCATGACACTCTTATAGGAAAAAACagaagagatcccaagtaaacaccttaacatcacatcttaaaaagctacaaagaaaaagaacaaaaacaatccaaaatcagcaagaaaataaatgataaaacttaTAGAGTCAATGCAAATAAAtctgaaaacagaaaattattgaaaaaattaatacaacaaatagcggttatttgaaaataaatcaatgaaatttaGAAATGACTGGCTAAAGtctctaataaaaaaagacaaatgacttctgaaaaagaattcaaaataaaaaaaaatattaccacacaatcataaatatacaaagaatcaaaGCAGCATAATATGAAAATATTGATGCTACCAATTCAACAACCTTAAAAAACACTATCAATTTTTAGAACTATACAATCCACCTAGAATAATTCACATAGTAGAAACCTTAAATAAACCCATAAGCAAggactaaacaaaaacaacaataaaaatacatcCAAAAAACCAAAATCCCAGATCAGATGACTACACTACTAAAATTTTCCAAACATTCAAACAGGATATGGCACCAACCCTTCTCAAAGTCTTATAAAATTTAGAGGAAGTATCAATACTTCCTGGCATATATAAGGATTCCTAAATCATCCAGATACAAAAACTTAACTAAAACAacacaacaataaaatataacagaTCAATACCTCTAGTAAATACAGAAGcattgaaatagaagaaaatactaaagaacaaaacagaacaacacATTCTAAATTATGTTACCGTATGATAGTCAAGTGAATTTTATTTGAAGAGCAAAAAGATGGTTCAACCTATGAAAATTGATTAATGAAATATACTGcatttacaaaacaaaattatgaaattttGTATATAGATACAGAGAAGGTCATTGATGAGATCCAACATGTATTTAAGATTAAAACACAAGGTAAATTAGGAAcaaaaaataatacctgacatAATAAAAGTCATTTCTGAAACAATATTAAACAATTTTATACAAACTGgtacaaaaaaagtattttttaattaaataacaaagaagacatgatttccttctctctccactcATTTTTCAATATAATACTGAAACTCtaactcaagcctgacctgtggtggcgcagtggataaagcgtcgacctggaaatgctgaggttgccggttcgaaaccctgggcttgcctggtcaaggcacatatgggagttgatgcttccagctcctccccccttctctctctcctctctctctttcctctctaaaatgaataaataaaaaattaaaaataaaattaaaaaaaaaaaaaaaagaaactctaactcaaaacaatccaaaaaaaagaggacaaaattaaatcataaaaaaagcaataataatattaGTTTATGTGGAAGACATTATCTAGTatatagaaaatctgaaagacTTTTCTACAAaatgattagaaataaaaataccaatacaGGAAATTCACAAGTTAAAAAGTCATAAACAAATgtctataatttttcattttctagtaaatagactttggaaaataaatacacacaaacacaaagtcacacgcacatacacaaacacagaaatttattttataactgaagcaAATAAAACTTGCTTTGAAATGAAGTGAACAAAAAATATGAAGGACTTacatattgaaaactacaaaacgttattaaatatattgaaaaatactcaatgaaataaAGCATTCAATGACTATGAATTAAAAGAGTGAACATAGATAAAATGGTTTTATTACataaagctatatacaaattaaatgcaaaatgtattacaattttaatgtaatattttaaagaaataggaaacAACACCAGATTTCATAAATCCATAAAATCCCTGATAACCAAAGTGATgcagaggaaaaagaacaaagcctggAGAATAACACTGCCTGACTACAAATTAATCTATACAACCACAATAATAGAATATATATGGTATTCACAGAACAACAGATACACCGAACAACGGAACAATACCGAGATCGGAGAAATAAGACCAtaaacaaatcatctttgataaaggagccaaaaacacccaatggacaaaagaaagcctcttcagtaaatggtgctggaagaattggaaagccatatgcaaaaaaataaataaataaataaatgaaaattaacaacagTTTGCCACAATGCACAAGAATTTTTTCCAAAATGCAACAAAGACCTAtatgaaatcaaaataaataaatcgcATTGAAGAAAACATCATTACTAAGCTAATGGACTTTAGTatacaaaaacatttataaattttaccacaaaaagatgaaaattagAGGCTAAAATAAATGAGTGAGGTGATATCAAAACAataagcttctgcacagaaaagaaaattaggcagacaaaaaatgggagatgatacttgAAAACAACACCTTTAATAAGGGGATAATATCCaaactaaaaaatgaaatcacAGAGCCCAGCAACAAACACACAAACTGTCATATTTATAATTGGGATGGAGGCTTGAACAGACACTACTTTCAGAAGGATATAAAAACATCCAACAGATATACAGTattaccttgagatacaaacagaccaacatactaattttttttttttaagatacgagctgtgactcggtctgtatttttgttcgagatctgagcaaaattccgagatatgagtcgtgattcgggaagctgccactagttggcgcattggcgcacgggtccagtatcggcagtttgatatacgagttgactgccttatgagctcagttacagaacgaattaaattcatatcttaaGGTACTACTATATAATAAGATTCTCATCtccactagctatttgagaaatgcagatcaaatcTAGACTGACGTCTCTCCTCACATCCGTTAGATTGCTTAATATCAAGCAGAAGGATGATTAGAAGTGTTGGTGATGCTGTGGagaaggaaccttcattcactgctcaTGGGATTGAATATTAGCagaaccatcattgaaaaaaatgATGGCTCCTTAACATTTTGAGACTAGAACTCCCATATGGCACAGAAATCGTTCTACTCAGTATCTAAACCCAAAACTCAAGCATTGGGAAGTACAGATACAAGTACCACTTTCTTCATCACAGCACTGCCTATTTACATtgttcaagacatggaaacaaaaaaTGTGTCTCAAAAGAGTTTTGGGAAATAAATGAAGTTCTGCTTTTTGTATACAATAAATTATTCCCATGTTGTAAGTAATAATGATATAGTACTACTTATGACAACGTGGGTGTAAAAAGAGCAATTTTAACTgactaaaatatgtaaataagttaAAAACCTATGATTCCACACAAAGGTAAAATATAACACTGAGATTCACAGATaatagataaaattgaagtggttactACTCTGATGAGTCACTGGGAAAAAAGTGGTTACTACTCTGATGAGTCACTTGGGACAAGTTTTAGTAAgtgcactaaaaaaaattaataaaaggtgaTGCAAAATAATTGGACATTGAGAGAAAAGGaatacaatattttcaaacattcaaaggatATAGAATTGGAAAGCTAAAACATTTGTACACCTATTGGTTACTGTCATTGTTGTAAgtataaattaattttcatttttttattcaatgtgaGATGGAGAGGCATAGACTAACTAAGGCATGTGCCCGATCAGGCAGTGATATTTCTTGCAAAACCCATAGCAGGTAATGCTCTGACAATCTGAGGCTTTATGTTGTTGCTCAACACCCACACTATTGTAAAAGTCAGAGGCCAAAtccatgggaaaaaaatatacaagagagagaagcaagatggaGAAGGTTTGAGAAGCccatgggcacctctcctgtgtgtcctgatcaaaAATTTTACTCAGAACATCCACATAGTGAGTGGAtattctaacactgagccaattggATGGgtcctaatattcaaaataaaattttaagaaaatctctGGCATTTCTGTACATCAAAGAAGACCCTttgataactaaaataaaaaaaattggtttactttaaaatgacgacaaaaatataaaatgtttggaAATAAACCTGATATTTTTAAGATGGTAATATTAccgaaagaaatgtgaaaatttattgcaatcaatatttaaaacataaatatattttttacacaaATCCAACAGAAACAAAAGGTTAAGGTTGGATCTTATAAAATCCCAAAACACAaagcaataacaaaaaagaaaaactgtaagaATCATACTACCTGATTTACAATTATACTTTAAAGCCATGATAATTGATgaacatgactttaaaaaatagcaaaacaaacaaacagaccaattcaacagaacggagaacctggaaataaaaccacatgtatatgcaCAATTAATTGTTGACTATGAAACCGAAACCCCAATGCTGCTGAAAAGTCACATTCAGAGTATGGCGCCTAATCAGATTTTGTTGATATTCatttaaagagtttttaaataaatcataaatttaaTATAAGATATTAGATGAGCCCGGTTGGTATACTCAGTGTTAGAGCACTGATCAGACTTGTGGATTTCCCACATTAAATACCAGGTCTGGGAACAGGGGTAGTGTTTTTCTGTGTATCCAATTTTTTCCCTCTACTTCtcgctctctttcttcccctaccATAGCCAGGACTCTGTAAGAGCAGGTTGGTCTTGAAGAAGCCTTCATCGCCtaacctcaggtgctgaaacaaCCCAGTTGAACTGCAAAGAAGCAATGGCTTCAGATATGCTGAATATCTACTGGTTTTAGGCTTCTGGTGATAATCCAGGCTCGGAGCTTGCACCAGTGTGTCTATCTACATCTTcccttctgatttaaaaaataataaaaaaagtttttgagaCACTAAATTATGTAGAAAAGAACCAAGGGTCCGAAATTCATGAACTATGGGCAAAGAGAACTAGTTACAAATTTGACATGGAAAGCAAAAACAGTGCaggcaaaaagaaatgaatggtactatatcaaaataaatagtTTCTGCACTACTGTACGCCAAACAATTAGGCAGCCAAGTAAATGGGAGAcaatattttcaaactacagcTTTAATAAGAAGTTCATATTCAAATATATCATGAGCTCACAAAGAGGAGCAACAAACtggaaaaacaattcaattaaacaaTGGGGAGGTTATGAATAGACTAAGACATATACATAaccaacagatatatgcaaagatgCCCATCCTCAAAGACCTTAAAAAGTGAAAGTCAAAACTTCATTGAGATATAAGACTGAAATCAGATCAAGACATGGCATATCAAGTTTTGAAGTGTCTGCTGAGGAAATGAATCCTCATTTGCTGCTAGTGGAAAGGCCAACTTGTACTGCCAGTATGTAAGATAGTACAGTTATTTTGCAAAAAATATAagactagaggccctggccggttggctcggcggtagagcgtcggcctggcgtgcgggggaccggggttcgattcccggccagggcacataggagaagcgcccatttgcttctccaccccccctccttcctctctgtctctctcttcccctcccgcagccgaggctccattggagcaaagatggcccgggcgctggggattgctccttggcctctgccccaggcgctagagtggctctggtcgtggcagagcaacgcccccggaggggcagagcatcgccccctggtgggcagagcgtcgcccgtggtgggcgtgctgggtggatcccggtcgggcgcatgcgggagtctgtctgactgtctctccccatttccagcttcagaaaaatacaaaaaaaaaaaatatatatatatatatatatatatatatatatatatatatatatatatatatatatatatatatatataagagacTAGACATATCATGTTATTCAGCAATCTCTCAACTGGGCATTTAGCCCATTAACTTcaaaacagtggtacataaagacatatacATTCACATGTTTAATGCAGAGTTATTCAGACAGGCCAAGAGAAGGTATCTAGCAGAGTGTTCATCCATAGATGAACAGAGGAAACAGATGTGTTACATATATGCGGTAGAATACTACTCTGctaggaaaaatgatgaattattggcatttatgacaacatagatgaaacttgagaacatttcACTGAGAGAAATATGCAAATCAGCATAAGCTAAGAATGATATGATGTCACAAATAGGTTTGCTTAAAACCTATGTACATGTATTGATCGTCACACTTTCATTTagttttaagataaaatattttaaaatgtatttgtaatgaagacagtttttctgatttaattcttAGCACTTGAGCTGCACCATACTGAATGGTTATCATGTAACTAACAAAATGCAGAAGTAGATAccatgtatttatcatttctataATTCACAATAtatttcacttaatattaaaGTATTTGTTCCTTCCACTGACTCATCCTGGAGTATCTCAGTAATTACTTTAATGCTGTTGTTCAGGGCAGCTTTTAAAATTAGAGCCCTATTTAACACTAAAATGCTTCTTATGCAAGTACTTAGCCAGGCTTAATGCAACACCTTTTCCTCTTCCACTGTGAAGTCGTAGTTAACATGATCAATATTCTCCCTTTAGTGACTTTTTGTCCCTCACTTTGAAATGCATCAAAATTTAACTTTAGTCAGAGAATTGGACCTGACAATCAGATGAGTTTAAATCTCAATATGTGTTTATAAAAAGCCTAGCTACAGGCCCCACATTGGGCACTACCTTCTGATAAGCAGTCTTGGCAGGGCAAACCAGAGGGAGAAGGCTGGACTGCTTTGCTTGAAGCCAAGATCTGCATGATTGCACCAGGAACTAGCACAGGTTTCCTTTGACAGTTGAGCCAGAAGATTAACAAATTGGAGAAACAGTGGTGACACTCcaagacacatacaaaaaaatattactttgtatcTATAGAGGAAGTGGTGTCACTTTTTCAAAAATACctactaaaatataaatacatttctcCACCACTCTCTGGAGTTGACTTGGCATTTGGGTTGATCTGAACAAGCTTGCACCCAagcatttgaaataaataaacttttaaaatacaccggccttgtgttttcagtttgggtATCTCCAGTGCTCACCCATAATCCCGAGTAAGAGAATAGCCTGTCAGCAATTTCATATGGGATTAGTCAGTCCACAGTTGCCTGCCTTTCATCGTCAGACCTAGTCATGATTATATTGACCTGCCTGTTGCCAAGAGAAACTGAAAGGGTGCTTTCCCATTCTCTAGTGGACAGGCCagtcaaagatttaaacatacaAACACCTTCTATGTATATTCTTTCACCTttggccaaataattttttttcatttttgaagagTTATTTTAGCTCTAAACTGCTTactaaaagtacaaaaaaaatttttctgtttaATGACCAAAATCGTAAATTAAATTATAGTAAATACCTGACATTGAGataaaacatcattttattcCTAAACTGAAGATATCCTAAATTCAATAAACCCAGAATTGTGAACATGTATGTTTATTGTTCAGCAAGAGAGTTGCAGGCATGTTGCTATTCACCCACATACAGTTTAATTATAGCCATTCTGCTTCCTCTGGAAGTTCTATGATAAGTCAGTTATAGTAAGTGTTGTCTGTATAGAGAAAGTGCTTTCAGAGTTGACCTTGAAAGAGATGTAGCAGATGTATCAGCGAGCCTTGACGCTGGGATATTCTGGTTGCCTACTTCTTGCAGGGTATTAGAAGGACATCATTGATTGTTAACATTGGATATCAATTTATAAAGGTAGAAGGCAGAACCATCCCTTGCTGATGACTTCTCTGCTGTAAAGAAATCACTTGATTCTGAAAAATAGAACTTGTGGTTGTGGTTGTAATGAAATTCACAATGTGGGCAGGATCTTGCATGTAGACACTCAGAGACAGTCCAGGAAAACTAGTCAACTGATTTGAAATAACATATTCATCAGTTACTTTTTGTTCTGATGTTTGAAATAAACTGAGTGGTGGAGGACAGCTTCATGTCACCTCTGACTGAAGCTGTTGTCTTAGCAATTATCAGGCTAGTAGCAGGATTTATTATTAGAGGCATACTTAAGTTTGAGCAGtgtgaaaatacattttcagaacttgtttcagaaataaaaacagatttatgATTATCCATAGGAACCACTGCTCCAAAGTGCTTCTGTTGGAAATCTAGAATTGAAGAAGATGATGGTGAAACATTTTAATCccaattcttctttttatttgtactagAAGTTGGGGACATCCACGTTTAAAATTAGGGTTCTGATAATAGTGtaactgaaacaaaaaatcaaaattatttactgatattttaaaacaaggGTCAAGATTCTAACAAACCTAGTATATTAgatattaatttacttttatcACTCAAAGTTAGTGTTAGTAAATAATACATGCATACTATTAATATAGTATAAATTAAAGTTACAGGCactgacattcaattatgtttctcaaaaaatattcTGCATTTAACAGTAAATTTAAATGCCACTTCAAATGAGTTCAGGAACTTTATTTAAACAAAGTTTATTGGTAAGTTAATTACTCAGTAGAAAAATTTcttattcctttaaaattttatgctcatgtttttctaattttaacaatttatatttaatagaatTTCAAAGCTTGTTTTAGTtgttttatatatgaaatattagtATGCAAAATGAAATTTATCTATGCCCTATAaacatgtaattaaaaatttctgAATACCTTGCTTAAAACagagacatttttttcttcctccagaaACTCAGCTAAAGATGCAgatcttgaaatatttttccGTATTTTACGAAAGCCATAAAGGTTAAGTTGTCTCACCAAACTCTTCATATTCTTAGTTCCAAATATTTTGAAAGGGGCTTCTTTCTCCAAACATTCTTTCTTAAAGACTTCTTCATTAATCACTATAGAAGTTCCATTTTCATCCCACCAAATAGACTTAAATTGATCGCTTTGAACTATTTCCCACAGTTTTCTGGGAAATGTCATAGCAAGATACTCATTCTGTTCTTTTGGTTCAGAGGGACAAACTGTGTAACGTTGTCTTTTTATTAAGGGTCCATCACATAAAGCCTGAAAGGCACTTTTTTCAATCAAGGACCTCAAGAATAAATCAGAGTATACGTCATCACACAAATCAGTATTAATGGCGGTTTCCGAATCAGTACATGCATTTTGAGAAGAATCCTCTTGAGTTTTGGAAGAAACGTGTGCCATCTCACATCAATTCCTCTGTAGCTGCTGTTCAGATCTCACTATTTTGAATATGGCAGCTTTTAAGAACATTCATATCATCACAATGTTTGTCAATTTGAGAAGCTGTGACATCACATAAAGAACAGTTTCCTAGCAATAAGAAGTAACATTCATCTAGGGTTTTATTCTCACTCTAAGATGTTTCATCAGTTAAGTAATATATAGGCCAGATGCattcaaaataatcaaaaataagAGCTACAAATTCTCATAGGTATAGAAATTTTTTTAGGAATCTGAATAAATTGcctcttattttcttatctatttatcatttttggatcattttattcttatttttcctttatttttattaattttaattcattgtggtAACATGGACTCAAGTGTGTTACTCAATATAATTCCCTCATTTCCTATCCTCATATCCCCCATTATacacctttgcccatttttttctcactttttattttcttccctatcATATTTCCAgatctgttatctgtatctatgtgttgtatatatttaatttcactaatcccttcaccttctttgatctaaTCTTCTGAATTCACTTCCATCTGACAGCTGTTCTTCTGCTCTATATCACTGTGCTTctacctctatttcattcctcagttcacttagGTTTCTGGAAAGACCTGgactacacctcccccttctgatatAGAGAATGTGCCCTACCCATGGAGAGTacctgggcagaccacaccttctggttctcagaggtcatacccactgcattcctgtggatttaccatacagaaaaaaa includes these proteins:
- the LOC136384425 gene encoding LOW QUALITY PROTEIN: heat shock transcription factor, Y-linked-like (The sequence of the model RefSeq protein was modified relative to this genomic sequence to represent the inferred CDS: inserted 1 base in 1 codon) gives rise to the protein MAHVSSKTQEDSSQNACTDSETAINTDLCDDVYSDLFLRSLIEKSAFQALCDGPLIKRQRYTVCPSEPKEQNEYLAMTFPRKLWEIVQSDQFKSIWWDENGTSIVINEEVFKKECLEKEAPFKIFGTKNMKSLVRQLNLYGFRKIRKNISRSASLAEFLEEEKNVSVLSKLHYYQNPNFKRGCPQLLVQIKRRIGIXNVSPSSSSILDFQQKHFGAVVPMDNHKSVFISETSSENVFSHCSNLSMPLIINPATSLIIAKTTASVRGDMKLSSTTQFISNIRTKSN